From the Hevea brasiliensis isolate MT/VB/25A 57/8 chromosome 15, ASM3005281v1, whole genome shotgun sequence genome, one window contains:
- the LOC110659706 gene encoding loganic acid O-methyltransferase, with protein MAALVRESVLKNDADGPIKVKGGLGTNSYFKNSVYQRLATNVVKDIIDDEITKKLDVKSFLSTSNNTIVLADLGCAVGPNTFTSMQGIIDIIKRKYQSQCPTSAMPEFQVFFNDQPSNDFNTLFTSLPPEREYFAAGVPGSFYKRLFPESSLHVVQCHYSLYWLSKVPEELEDKNSPAWNKGRIHYTSAPDEVLKAYAKQWANDFNDFLNARAKEMVPGGMLIVVMPSIPDGMPYSELANGILFNLMESILVDMAKRGLIREEEIDSFNLSLYAAPPGEFAAVVEKNGYFNIEAIGLTNPAPWLTDDVHVDMIEFLRHIRAAWEGMFVKHFPSDVVNELFEQLMLRLPEVFEQMERAYKEKIQSHCVLQRK; from the exons ATGGCTGCATTGGTGAGAGAATCAGTCTTGAAGAACGATGCCGATGGCCCCATCAAGGTGAAAGGCGGACTAGGAACTAACAGCTACTTCAAAAACTCCGTTTATCAG AGATTGGCTACGAATGTTGTGAAGGACATAATTGATGACGAAATTACCAAGAAGCTAGACGTAAAATCCTTCTTATCAACTTCAAATAATACAATTGTTCTTGCAGATTTAGGATGTGCTGTTGGTCCAAACACCTTTACTTCTATGCAAGGAATTATAGACATAATAAAAAGGAAGTACCAATCTCAATGCCCTACTTCTGCAATgcctgaatttcaagttttctttAATGATCAACCCTCAAACGATTTCAATACCCTCTTCACCTCTCTCCCACCGGAAAGGGAATACTTCGCAGCTGGCGTTCCTGGTTCTTTCTACAAGAGATTATTCCCTGAGTCCTCTCTCCATGTTGTACAATGCCATTACTCACTCTACTGGCTCTCTAAGGTGCCAGAGGAGCTGGAAGACAAGAATTCTCCAGCATGGAACAAAGGGAGAATTCACTACACAAGTGCCCCTGATGAAGTTCTTAAAGCGTATGCAAAACAATGGGCTAACGACTTCAACGATTTCTTGAATGCCAGGGCTAAAGAGATGGTGCCTGGAGGAATGCTCATAGTTGTGATGCCAAGTATCCCAGATGGGATGCCTTATTCTGAGCTAGCAAATGGAATATTGTTCAACCTTATGGAATCAATCCTTGTCGACATGGCTAAAAGG GGACTAATAAGAGAAGAAGAAATTGATTCCTTCAACTTGTCGTTATACGCTGCCCCTCCAGGGGAGTTTGCTGCAGTGGTAGAAAAGAATGGATATTTCAACATTGAAGCAATTGGACTAACAAATCCAGCACCCTGGTTAACAGATGACGTGCACGTTGACATGATAGAATTTTTGAGGCACATAAGAGCAGCTTGGGAAGGAATGTTCGTCAAACACTTTCCAAGTGACGTGGTCAATGAATTATTCGAGCAGTTAATGCTTAGACTTCCGGAGGTTTTTGAGCAGATGGAAAGAGCATACAAGGAAAAAATTCAATCCCACTGTGTCTTACAAcgcaaatga
- the LOC131174072 gene encoding loganic acid O-methyltransferase-like, whose amino-acid sequence MVKSCPMNGGDFEYSYTKNSMFQKETISAAKEIIDKEIAQKLDGLISKAQVDSFNLPMYLATPNEMTEIIEKNGCFKIERAEFFNPESAIKVFFSGQACALHFRAGFEGMLSKHFGSEIIDELFHRHSKKIEEFSSRLQSSSNEGTQLFLALKRK is encoded by the exons ATGGTGAAATCATGCCCAATGAATGGTGGGGATTTCGAGTATAGCTACACCAAAAACTCCATGTTTCag AAAGAAACCATAAGTGCTGCAAAGGAGATTATTGATAAGGAAATTGCTCAGAAGCTTGAC GGATTAATAAGCAAAGCTCAGGTGGACTCGTTCAATTTGCCTATGTATCTTGCTACTCCTAACGAGATGACAGAGATCATAGAAAAAAATGGGTGCTTCAAAATTGAGAGGGCTGAGTTTTTTAACCCAGAATCTGCTATTAAAGTCTTTTTCAGTGGGCAGGCATGCGCCTTGCACTTTAGAGCTGGTTTTGAAGGAATGCTCAGCAAGCATTTTGGAAGTGAGATTATAGATGAATTGTTCCATCGACAttccaagaaaattgaagaattctccTCCCGACTGCAGTCTAGCTCCAATGAAGGAACTCAACTATTTCTTGCTCTCAAGCGGAAATGA
- the LOC110658891 gene encoding loganic acid O-methyltransferase, translating into MSHSRDTMVKSCPMNGGDDEYSYTKNSMFQKETISAAKEIIDKEIAQKLDVKNHLFASSSSSFRIADLGCSVGPNTFIAMENVIEAVKHKYQSQGLTSQIPEFQVFFNDQDSNDFNTLFRSLPPKRPYFAAGVPGSFHYQLFPTSSLHFIHASHALHWLSQVPNEVVDENSPAWNRGKIFYLSAPEEVGKAYAAQFAKDVGMFLDARATELVSGGMLVLIIGSFRNEISPSHTLASVLFDLLESTLLDMAKEGLISKARVDSFNLPMYLATPNEMTEIIEKNGRFKIERAEFFNPESAIKVFCSGQACTMHFRAGFEGILSKHFGSEIIDELFHRHSKKTEEFSSRLQSSSDEGTQLFLALKRK; encoded by the exons ATGAGCCACAGCAGAGACACAATGGTGAAATCATGCCCAATGAATGGTGGAGATGACGAGTATAGCTACACCAAAAACTCCATGTTTCAG AAAGAAACCATAAGTGCTGCAAAGGAGATTATTGATAAGGAAATTGCTCAGAAGCTTGACGTAAAAAATCACCTTTTTGCTTCAAGTTCAAGCTCATTTCGCATAGCGGATTTGGGATGTTCAGTTGGACCAAATACCTTTATTGCTATGGAAAATGTGATTGAAGCTGTCAAACACAAGTATCAATCCCAAGGTCTCACTTCCCAAATCCCAGAATTTCAAGTGTTCTTTAATGATCAAGACTCGAATGATTTCAACACTCTCTTCAGGTCTCTGCCTCCCAAAAGGCCATACTTTGCTGCTGGGGTGCCAGGGTCTTTCCATTACCAGTTGTTCCCCAcgtcctctctccatttcatacATGCTTCCCATGCATTACATTGGCTCTCTCAGGTGCCAAATGAGGTGGTAGATGAGAACTCTCCTGCTTGGAACAGGGGCAAAATTTTCTACCTTAGTGCACCAGAAGAAGTGGGCAAAGCTTACGCTGCTCAGTTTGCAAAAGACGTAGGGATGTTTTTAGATGCTAGAGCAACAGAGCTTGTGTCTGGTGGCATGCTGGTGCTAATTATAGGATCCTTCCGAAATGAGATTTCTCCTTCTCACACGCTAGCTTCTGTGTTGTTCGATCTTTTGGAGTCTACCCTGCTGGACATGGCAAAAGAG GGATTAATAAGCAAAGCTCGGGTGGACTCCTTCAATTTGCCTATGTATCTTGCTACTCCTAACGAGATGACAGAGATCATAGAAAAAAATGGGCGCTTCAAAATTGAGAGGGCTGAGTTTTTTAACCCAGAATCTGCTATTAAAGTCTTTTGCAGTGGGCAGGCATGCACCATGCACTTTAGAGCTGGTTTTGAAGGAATACTCAGCAAGCACTTTGGAAGTGAGATTATAGATGAATTGTTCCATCGACATTCCAAGAAAACTGAAGAATTCTCCTCCCGACTGCAGTCTAGCTCCGATGAAGGAACTCAACTATTTCTTGCTCTCAAGCGGAAATGA
- the LOC110658878 gene encoding loganic acid O-methyltransferase isoform X1 produces the protein MCVKATTKNAVNCRQRPVMVFVTEVIDETIMEKLEIEPFSSTYKAFCVADMGCSVGPNAFYSTHNILDAVEKKFISEGFTPDQVPQFQVFFNDLPFNDFNTLFKSLPSKRKYFTAAVPGSFHGRLFPDSSLHFVHSSYALHWLSEVPQEVQDKDSPAWNQGKIHYTNAPEIVVEAFAAQFSKDMGTFFDARAKELVEGSMMVLTMPSTPDGIPLSNVPIGILLNHLESCLVDLAKEVTLISTLSLVYLERMLFNSIYLKLFLVQGLVSEALVDSFNVPMYSVTPKEMRQIVERNGCFSIERMEPTDCVPDPDNPATGYSITMHLRSGLEGVIARHFGAEIINELFERFLERMDDVMLSLLSCYAQGSQLTVILKRRCHN, from the exons ATGTGTGTCAAGGCCACCACCAAGAACGCTGTCAATTGTCGACAG agACCAGTCATGGTATTTGTTACGGAAGTGATTGATGAAACGATCATGGAGAAGCTTGAAATAGAACCATTTTCATCTACTTACAAAGCATTTTGTGTTGCGGATATGGGATGTTCAGTGGGCCCTAACGCATTCTACAGTACACACAATATTCTTGATGCTGTGGAAAAGAAGTTCATATCAGAAGGCTTCACTCCTGATCAAGTGCCTCAATTTCAAGTCTTCTTTAATGATCTTCCTTTCAACGATTTCAATACTCTTTTCAAGTCTCTCCCTTCCAAAAGAAAATACTTCACAGCCGCTGTACCGGGATCTTTTCACGGCCGTTTGTTCCCTGATTCCTCTCTGCATTTTGTACATTCCTCTTATGCACTACACTGGCTTTCCGAGGTGCCTCAGGAAGTGCAAGACAAGGATTCTCCAGCATGGAACCAAGGGAAGATTCATTACACTAATGCCCCAGAAATAGTAGTCGAAGCTTTTGCAGCCCAATTTTCAAAGGACATGGGGACGTTCTTCGATGCCAGAGCAAAAGAACTCGTGGAGGGAAGTATGATGGTCCTAACCATGCCATCAACTCCAGATGGGATCCCACTTTCCAACGTACCGATAGGTATATTGTTGAATCATTTAGAGTCCTGCCTAGTGGATTTGGCAAAAGAGGTAACCCTGATATCAACTCTGTCACTGGTCTACCTAGAACGTATGTTGTTCAATTCAATTTATCTGAAGCTCTTCCTAGTGCAGGGATTAGTATCTGAAGCTCTTGTGGACTCTTTCAACGTTCCAATGTACTCTGTGACGCCTAAGGAGATGAGACAGATTGTAGAACGAAATGGGTGTTTTAGCATTGAGAGAATGGAGCCTACGGATTGCGTACCTGATCCTGACAACCCAGCTACTGGATATTCAATCACAATGCACTTGAGATCTGGGCTGGAAGGAGTCATCGCCAGACACTTTGGAGCCGAGATTATAAACGAATTGTTTGAACGATTTCTTGAGAGAATGGATGATGTGATGCTGTCCTTATTATCATGCTACGCACAAGGATCTCAATTAACTGTTATTCTAAAACGCAGATGCCACAATTGA
- the LOC110658878 gene encoding loganic acid O-methyltransferase isoform X2 — translation MCVKATTKNAVNCRQRPVMVFVTEVIDETIMEKLEIEPFSSTYKAFCVADMGCSVGPNAFYSTHNILDAVEKKFISEGFTPDQVPQFQVFFNDLPFNDFNTLFKSLPSKRKYFTAAVPGSFHGRLFPDSSLHFVHSSYALHWLSEVPQEVQDKDSPAWNQGKIHYTNAPEIVVEAFAAQFSKDMGTFFDARAKELVEGSMMVLTMPSTPDGIPLSNVPIGILLNHLESCLVDLAKEGLVSEALVDSFNVPMYSVTPKEMRQIVERNGCFSIERMEPTDCVPDPDNPATGYSITMHLRSGLEGVIARHFGAEIINELFERFLERMDDVMLSLLSCYAQGSQLTVILKRRCHN, via the exons ATGTGTGTCAAGGCCACCACCAAGAACGCTGTCAATTGTCGACAG agACCAGTCATGGTATTTGTTACGGAAGTGATTGATGAAACGATCATGGAGAAGCTTGAAATAGAACCATTTTCATCTACTTACAAAGCATTTTGTGTTGCGGATATGGGATGTTCAGTGGGCCCTAACGCATTCTACAGTACACACAATATTCTTGATGCTGTGGAAAAGAAGTTCATATCAGAAGGCTTCACTCCTGATCAAGTGCCTCAATTTCAAGTCTTCTTTAATGATCTTCCTTTCAACGATTTCAATACTCTTTTCAAGTCTCTCCCTTCCAAAAGAAAATACTTCACAGCCGCTGTACCGGGATCTTTTCACGGCCGTTTGTTCCCTGATTCCTCTCTGCATTTTGTACATTCCTCTTATGCACTACACTGGCTTTCCGAGGTGCCTCAGGAAGTGCAAGACAAGGATTCTCCAGCATGGAACCAAGGGAAGATTCATTACACTAATGCCCCAGAAATAGTAGTCGAAGCTTTTGCAGCCCAATTTTCAAAGGACATGGGGACGTTCTTCGATGCCAGAGCAAAAGAACTCGTGGAGGGAAGTATGATGGTCCTAACCATGCCATCAACTCCAGATGGGATCCCACTTTCCAACGTACCGATAGGTATATTGTTGAATCATTTAGAGTCCTGCCTAGTGGATTTGGCAAAAGAG GGATTAGTATCTGAAGCTCTTGTGGACTCTTTCAACGTTCCAATGTACTCTGTGACGCCTAAGGAGATGAGACAGATTGTAGAACGAAATGGGTGTTTTAGCATTGAGAGAATGGAGCCTACGGATTGCGTACCTGATCCTGACAACCCAGCTACTGGATATTCAATCACAATGCACTTGAGATCTGGGCTGGAAGGAGTCATCGCCAGACACTTTGGAGCCGAGATTATAAACGAATTGTTTGAACGATTTCTTGAGAGAATGGATGATGTGATGCTGTCCTTATTATCATGCTACGCACAAGGATCTCAATTAACTGTTATTCTAAAACGCAGATGCCACAATTGA